A DNA window from Rhodocyclaceae bacterium contains the following coding sequences:
- a CDS encoding xanthine dehydrogenase family protein molybdopterin-binding subunit produces the protein MPDHAHTPHAPFQRKEDRRLVTGHGLYTSDRTFAGELHAVFLRSDRAHAEIVSLNTEAAKAMPGVHGVFTAADSTAAGMVKVMCMLALKGTDGEPPRVPARSAFADGRVRFVGETVAMVVADSVAAGMDALEAIEVEYRDLPHVVDAGRALDGGAPVIHETAPGNLCWVGEAGDRAAVDAAMASAATVVELAVESTRVIPSPMEPRCCAATYDAANDHYHLYSVTQGVNAMRLQVSFAAGIPESKLTIHAQDVGGSFGNRSPHYPEHCAVMLAAKTLGRPVRWAGTRSECLASDYHGRSNQIAGKLAVDKDGRFTAIQLDWVADMGAFITPAGIASHTRNPVVLLSGVYRIPAMHGRWRAVFTNTSPIAPYRGAGRPDVNYMIERLVDEAAAKLGVDPADLRRRNAIGLDQFPYKTPTGTTYEATDVPGSLEKAVLLADWKGFPARRAAAKARGMLRGIGMATFIENTGAGVFPKDQVDIEVDANGVVHAYTVAHAQGQGHETTFTQVIADAMGIDTANVLLHEGSPDHVLIGNHTGGSRSLVGAGSVCKLAGLKLVEVAKSAAAAMFDTEPSQIDYAAGTLTDRVSGKSTTLVELARRPEGLKTQAEATIGSTFPTGCHIAEVEIDPLTGTTEIVSYVAVDDCGHAVDHTIVEGQVHGGVLQGVGQVFCEKAIYDEQTGQLMTGSFMDYTMPRVGMLKHIVIDENCIPSKINSLGAKGVGESGCTGSISAMSNAMADALRPLGVPPMDMPFTSSRVWHAIVAAGGLK, from the coding sequence ATGCCCGATCACGCGCACACGCCCCACGCCCCGTTCCAGCGCAAGGAAGACCGCCGGCTGGTGACCGGCCACGGCCTCTACACATCAGATCGCACGTTCGCCGGCGAGCTGCATGCCGTGTTCCTGCGCAGCGATCGCGCGCATGCCGAGATCGTTTCCCTGAACACCGAGGCGGCGAAGGCGATGCCCGGCGTGCACGGGGTATTCACCGCCGCCGACAGCACGGCCGCCGGCATGGTGAAGGTGATGTGCATGCTCGCGCTCAAGGGCACCGACGGCGAGCCGCCGCGCGTGCCGGCGCGCAGCGCGTTCGCCGACGGGCGGGTGCGTTTCGTCGGCGAGACGGTGGCGATGGTGGTGGCCGATTCGGTCGCCGCCGGCATGGACGCGCTGGAGGCGATCGAGGTCGAGTACCGTGACCTTCCGCATGTGGTCGATGCCGGCCGGGCGCTCGATGGCGGTGCTCCGGTTATCCATGAAACCGCGCCGGGCAACCTGTGCTGGGTCGGCGAGGCTGGCGACCGCGCCGCCGTCGATGCGGCGATGGCTTCTGCCGCCACCGTCGTTGAACTGGCGGTCGAGAGCACGCGGGTGATTCCCAGCCCGATGGAGCCGCGCTGCTGCGCGGCCACCTACGATGCCGCGAACGACCACTACCATCTGTATTCGGTTACCCAGGGCGTGAATGCGATGCGCCTGCAGGTCTCGTTTGCCGCCGGCATTCCCGAGAGCAAGCTGACCATCCATGCGCAGGATGTCGGCGGCAGCTTCGGCAATCGCAGCCCGCACTATCCCGAACACTGCGCGGTGATGCTGGCCGCGAAGACGCTCGGCCGGCCGGTACGCTGGGCCGGCACGCGTTCCGAATGCCTGGCCAGCGACTACCATGGCCGCAGCAACCAGATCGCCGGCAAGCTGGCGGTCGACAAGGACGGCCGCTTCACCGCGATCCAGCTCGACTGGGTCGCCGACATGGGCGCCTTCATCACCCCGGCCGGCATCGCCAGCCACACGCGCAACCCGGTGGTGCTGCTGTCGGGCGTCTACCGCATCCCGGCGATGCATGGCCGCTGGCGCGCGGTGTTCACCAACACCTCGCCGATCGCCCCTTACCGTGGCGCGGGTCGGCCCGACGTGAACTACATGATCGAGCGCCTGGTCGACGAGGCTGCGGCGAAGCTGGGCGTCGATCCGGCCGACCTGCGCCGGCGCAACGCCATCGGCCTCGACCAGTTCCCGTACAAGACGCCGACCGGCACGACGTATGAAGCGACCGACGTTCCGGGCTCGCTCGAGAAGGCGGTGCTGCTCGCCGACTGGAAGGGCTTCCCCGCTCGCCGCGCAGCGGCGAAGGCGCGCGGCATGCTGCGCGGCATCGGCATGGCCACTTTCATCGAGAACACCGGCGCCGGCGTGTTCCCGAAGGATCAGGTCGACATCGAGGTCGACGCCAACGGCGTGGTACATGCCTACACCGTTGCCCATGCGCAGGGGCAGGGGCACGAAACCACGTTCACGCAGGTGATCGCCGATGCGATGGGTATCGATACTGCGAACGTGCTGCTGCATGAAGGCTCGCCCGACCATGTGCTGATCGGCAACCATACCGGCGGCTCGCGCTCGCTTGTCGGCGCCGGCAGCGTGTGCAAGCTCGCCGGACTCAAACTGGTGGAGGTCGCGAAATCGGCGGCCGCCGCGATGTTCGATACCGAGCCGTCGCAGATCGACTACGCAGCCGGCACCCTGACCGATCGGGTGAGCGGCAAGTCGACCACGCTGGTCGAACTGGCGCGGCGTCCGGAAGGTCTGAAGACACAGGCCGAGGCGACCATCGGTTCCACCTTCCCGACCGGCTGCCATATCGCCGAGGTCGAGATCGACCCGCTCACCGGCACCACCGAGATCGTGTCCTATGTCGCGGTGGACGACTGCGGCCATGCGGTCGACCACACGATCGTCGAAGGGCAGGTGCATGGCGGCGTGCTGCAGGGCGTGGGACAGGTGTTCTGCGAGAAGGCGATCTACGACGAACAGACCGGCCAGCTGATGACCGGCAGTTTCATGGACTACACGATGCCGCGCGTCGGCATGCTCAAGCACATCGTGATCGACGAGAACTGCATCCCGAGCAAGATCAACTCGCTCGGGGCCAAGGGCGTCGGCGAGTCGGGCTGCACCGGTTCGATTTCCGCGATGTCCAATGCGATGGCCGACGCACTGCGCCCGCTCGGCGTGCCGCCGATGGACATGCCGTTCACGTCCAGCCGCGTCTGGCATGCGATCGTCGCCGCCGGCGGGCTGAAATGA
- a CDS encoding xanthine dehydrogenase family protein subunit M — MYEFEYVRPKSVAEAAGFLAANGDARLMSGGMTLLPTMKQRLAQASHLVHVGPLGELKSIAREGDTLVVGSAATHDQVQESEVVRAAIPALAKLARGIGDPQVRYMGTIGGSIANNDPAADYPAGVLGLGATVVTHLRQIAADDYFQGLFTTALAEGEIVTAVRFPVPRRAGYVKFAHPATGYAMSGVFVVETGSGVRVAVTGAGNGVFRWAEAEAALAKSMSPKALDGLALDASHFSEDIHATREYRAQLCRVMAARAVNELLG; from the coding sequence ATGTACGAGTTCGAATACGTGCGGCCGAAGTCGGTCGCTGAAGCGGCCGGTTTCCTCGCGGCCAATGGCGATGCGCGGCTGATGTCGGGTGGCATGACCCTGCTGCCGACCATGAAGCAGCGGCTGGCACAGGCCTCGCACCTGGTGCATGTCGGTCCGCTCGGCGAGCTGAAGTCGATCGCGCGCGAGGGCGACACGCTGGTCGTCGGTTCGGCCGCCACGCATGACCAGGTCCAGGAATCCGAGGTCGTGCGTGCGGCCATACCGGCGCTGGCGAAGCTTGCGCGCGGCATCGGTGATCCGCAGGTGCGCTACATGGGTACCATTGGCGGTTCGATCGCCAACAACGATCCGGCCGCCGACTACCCGGCGGGCGTGCTGGGCCTGGGCGCCACCGTAGTCACCCACCTGCGGCAGATCGCGGCGGACGACTACTTCCAGGGCCTGTTCACCACCGCGCTGGCCGAAGGCGAGATCGTCACCGCGGTGCGTTTCCCGGTGCCGCGTCGTGCGGGCTACGTGAAGTTCGCGCATCCGGCCACCGGCTATGCGATGTCCGGCGTGTTCGTGGTCGAGACCGGCAGTGGCGTGCGCGTCGCGGTGACCGGCGCCGGCAATGGCGTGTTCCGCTGGGCCGAGGCCGAGGCAGCGCTGGCGAAGTCGATGTCGCCGAAGGCGCTCGACGGCCTGGCGCTCGATGCGTCGCATTTCTCCGAAGACATCCATGCCACCCGCGAGTACCGGGCACAGCTGTGCCGGGTGATGGCGGCGCGCGCGGTCAACGAACTGCTGGGCTGA
- a CDS encoding MmgE/PrpD family protein: MSAAPHTQASGPLRATAGDTGGAAAPGPTAVLAAFTAGLQADAIPVRVRERVKDILLDSLASAIAGRAGDETAQIGALAGALGRSDEATLLTGGGSSLAGAVLTNGYLVTAVTVCDVHRPTLFHTTPQVVPPALAIAEREGRSGKALLTAIAAGLEVSVRVARAMDYPEFRRRGWHSPGVVGPFGAAAAAGSLLGLDAGRQCHAFALAGSQSAGTFAHWGTPTIKFHQARGSLSGLMAALLATEGFRASAEILAHPDGGLFNAYANGGLPGEVTGGLGEAWKLEELALRRWPAGSSLQAMITALFALVEGQGVQAADVARVRIGLSKAVFDMHGTLPWSDKFKALLSAPYIAAIILHDRCCWLDQFLPARYADPAVDAFTRDRVQVEADAALAGNAASVEITMADGRVLREARSEALGDPGNPLDRAQIVGKLQEAAAGWFEPATTARVAALVDRLEDLGDLRELMAIFRAGRR; encoded by the coding sequence ATGTCCGCTGCACCCCATACACAGGCCTCCGGGCCGCTCCGTGCCACAGCGGGCGATACCGGTGGCGCCGCCGCACCCGGCCCGACTGCGGTGCTGGCCGCGTTTACCGCCGGCCTGCAGGCCGACGCGATCCCTGTGCGCGTGCGCGAGCGGGTTAAGGATATCCTGCTCGATTCGCTCGCCAGTGCGATCGCCGGGCGCGCCGGGGACGAGACCGCCCAGATCGGCGCACTGGCCGGTGCGCTCGGCCGCTCCGACGAAGCCACGCTGCTCACCGGTGGCGGCAGTTCCCTGGCCGGTGCCGTGCTGACCAACGGCTATCTCGTCACCGCGGTCACGGTCTGCGACGTGCACCGCCCGACGCTGTTCCACACGACGCCGCAGGTCGTGCCGCCCGCGCTGGCGATCGCCGAACGCGAGGGTCGCAGCGGCAAGGCCCTGCTCACCGCGATCGCTGCCGGGCTCGAAGTGTCGGTGCGAGTCGCCCGCGCGATGGACTACCCCGAGTTCCGCCGGCGCGGCTGGCATTCGCCCGGGGTGGTCGGCCCGTTCGGGGCTGCAGCCGCGGCCGGCAGCCTGCTCGGGCTGGATGCAGGGCGACAGTGCCATGCGTTCGCGCTCGCTGGCAGCCAGTCCGCCGGCACCTTCGCGCACTGGGGTACGCCGACCATCAAGTTCCATCAGGCACGCGGCAGCCTGTCCGGCCTGATGGCGGCACTGCTGGCGACCGAAGGGTTCCGCGCCAGCGCCGAGATCCTCGCGCACCCGGATGGTGGCCTGTTCAATGCCTATGCGAACGGCGGCCTGCCCGGCGAGGTCACCGGCGGCCTGGGCGAGGCCTGGAAGCTGGAAGAACTGGCACTGCGCCGCTGGCCGGCGGGCAGTTCGCTGCAGGCGATGATCACCGCGCTGTTTGCGCTGGTCGAAGGGCAGGGCGTGCAGGCGGCCGACGTGGCGCGCGTGCGCATCGGGCTGTCGAAAGCGGTATTCGACATGCACGGTACCTTGCCCTGGAGCGACAAGTTCAAGGCACTGCTGTCGGCACCGTACATCGCGGCGATCATCCTCCACGACCGCTGCTGCTGGCTCGACCAGTTCCTCCCGGCGCGCTACGCGGACCCGGCGGTCGATGCGTTCACGCGCGACCGGGTACAGGTCGAGGCCGATGCGGCGCTGGCCGGCAACGCGGCATCGGTCGAGATCACGATGGCCGACGGACGGGTCCTGCGCGAGGCGCGCAGCGAAGCGCTGGGAGACCCGGGCAATCCGCTCGACCGCGCGCAGATCGTCGGCAAGCTGCAGGAGGCGGCGGCGGGGTGGTTCGAGCCGGCCACCACCGCCCGCGTGGCCGCACTGGTCGACCGGCTGGAGGACCTTGGCGACCTGCGCGAGCTGATGGCGATCTTCCGCGCGGGGCGGCGCTGA
- a CDS encoding (2Fe-2S)-binding protein — protein MSRIELTLNGKAVSADVEDRTLLVNFLRDAQQLTGTHVGCDTTQCGACTVLVDGRALKSCTLLAVQVSGAKITTIEGMANGEALHPVQQAFSECHGLQCGYCTPGMVMAVTDLLRRYPKPTDEQILHGLEGNICRCTGYVNIVKSVKRASELMTAG, from the coding sequence ATGAGCCGAATCGAACTCACCCTGAACGGCAAGGCGGTCTCCGCCGACGTCGAAGACCGCACGTTGCTGGTGAACTTCCTGCGCGATGCACAGCAACTCACCGGCACCCATGTCGGATGCGACACGACCCAGTGCGGTGCCTGCACCGTGCTGGTCGATGGCCGCGCGTTGAAATCCTGCACGCTGCTCGCGGTGCAGGTCAGCGGCGCGAAGATCACTACGATCGAGGGCATGGCCAATGGCGAGGCGCTGCATCCGGTGCAGCAGGCCTTCTCGGAGTGCCATGGGCTGCAGTGCGGCTACTGCACCCCCGGCATGGTGATGGCGGTGACCGACCTGCTGCGCCGGTATCCGAAACCGACCGACGAGCAGATCCTGCACGGGCTCGAGGGCAACATCTGCCGCTGCACCGGCTACGTCAACATCGTGAAGTCTGTGAAGCGGGCGTCGGAGCTGATGACCGCTGGCTGA